From Deinococcus malanensis:
ATCGCGCGCGTAACGCTGTATCTGCTGTCTCCAGCCCTGGTGCTGGACGTGATCCTGCGTACACCCATCCGGGCAGCTGAGGCTGTACAACTGGGTGCCGCCTATCTGCTGACGCTGGGGGGCTGTCTGCTGCTGGGCTGGGTCCTGGGCCTGGGCAAGGCGGACAGCCTGCGCCGCAGCCTGAGTGCCAGCGTCGGCATCTGGAACAGTGGCAACATGGGCCTCCCGATTGCGCTTTTCGCCTTTGGACAGGCTGGCTTCGAGCGGGCGACCGTGCTGTTTCTCGCCTCGTTTATTGGGATGTACGCCGTGGCGCCGGCCATTTATACCCTGGGGCGCCCTGGGGCCGGGGCACGGCAGACCCTGCGTGATCTGCTGCGGCTGCCCGCCGTCTGGGTCACAGGGGTGGCCCTCGTTCTGCGCGGGCTGCATATCACCCTCCCGGAGGGAATCACCCGTGGGGTCGAGCTGCTGGCACAGGCCACGCTGCCGATGGTGCTGCTGTCGCTGGGGCTGCAACTGGGCGCCGGTGGCTGGCCTCCCCTGACCCGGCGCATCTGGCTGGCCAGCGCCGCCCGCCTCGTGGGAGGCCCCCTGATCGCGCTGGCCAGCGGCGCCGCCGTGGGGCTGCATGGACCGGGGCTGGCCGTCCTGGTGCTGTCGGCCAGCATGCCCACAGCCGTCAACGCCCTGCTGCTGGCCCGGGAGTATGAGGCCGACACCGACACTGTCGCAGGGGTCGTGCTGCTGAGCACCCTGGGCAGTGTGGTGACCGTGGCGGCAGTCGTGACGCTGTTGCCTCGGCTGGGTTAATTCGTTCCATGCTGCAAGAACGGTGTATCGTCTTGACGAATAGCGCATAAGGCGCTATTTTGTATTCATCACCGCCCGAGAGGCGGCTTTTTTATTGTCTGTGCTGCTGGAGCTGCTTGGTAG
This genomic window contains:
- a CDS encoding AEC family transporter — translated: MAGVFQALTTVLLPVFLVAGLGALLASRFPIDQTTIARVTLYLLSPALVLDVILRTPIRAAEAVQLGAAYLLTLGGCLLLGWVLGLGKADSLRRSLSASVGIWNSGNMGLPIALFAFGQAGFERATVLFLASFIGMYAVAPAIYTLGRPGAGARQTLRDLLRLPAVWVTGVALVLRGLHITLPEGITRGVELLAQATLPMVLLSLGLQLGAGGWPPLTRRIWLASAARLVGGPLIALASGAAVGLHGPGLAVLVLSASMPTAVNALLLAREYEADTDTVAGVVLLSTLGSVVTVAAVVTLLPRLG